The following proteins are encoded in a genomic region of Periophthalmus magnuspinnatus isolate fPerMag1 chromosome 21, fPerMag1.2.pri, whole genome shotgun sequence:
- the fev gene encoding protein FEV: MKQDSGGQLGLNMYLPDPTENLLKETKGTSWAPINTGVQKGSGQIQLWQFLLELLSDSANMSCIAWEGTNGEFKLIDPDEVARRWGERKSKPNMNYDKLSRALRYYYDKNIMTKVHGKRYAYKFDFHGLAQVCQPSSTEQALYKFQGNFSPLPFSGISKLNLVGPVGGVGPSGFSYWTGSPSLYHSHNLQPPFSTVSPSHIGCVNNINGLANINAHYN, translated from the exons ATGAAGCAGGACAGTGGCGGACAGCTCGGGCTCAACATGTATCTCCCAG ATCCGACAGAAAATCTTTTGAAAGAAACCAAAGGCACGTCATGGGCTCCCATCAACACCGGAGTGCAGAAAG GCAGTGGTCAGATCCAGCTGTGGCAGTTCCTCCTCGAGTTGCTGTCAGACAGTGCCAACATGTCGTGCATCGCGTGGGAGGGCACCAACGGCGAGTTCAAACTAATCGACCCGGACGAGGTGGCACGGAGGTGGGGTGAGCGTAAAAGCAAACCAAACATGAACTACGACAAGCTGAGCCGCGCCTTACGCTACTACTACGACAAAAACATCATGACCAAGGTCCACGGCAAACGCTACGCCTATAAATTTGACTTCCACGGACTCGCGCAGGTGTGCCAGCCGTCCAGCACCGAACAGGCCCTGTACAAGTTTCAGGGCAACTTCTCCCCGCTACCCTTCTCCGGGATCTCCAAGCTGAACCTGGTGGGGCCCGTGGGAGGCGTGGGTCCGTCCGGGTTCTCGTATTGGACCGGCTCGCCCTCCCTGTACCACAGCCACAATTTGCAGCCTCCGTTCAGCACCGTGTCTCCATCGCACATCGGCTGCGTCAATAACATCAATGGCCTGGCCAACATCAACGCGCACTACAACTGA